One Deinococcus aestuarii DNA segment encodes these proteins:
- a CDS encoding ABC transporter permease, protein MTTPPAPLAKAPDRLSLRERIPNIAILGPLLALLLAVIFFSTQSDRFLSPQNFSLIFQQVSYVAVLAIGQTLIILTSGIDLAAGVMMALGGVVMTRLAVNSGLNPFLAIGLGLLATTFIGWINGLLITRLRLPPFIVTLGMFGIVFGVTQVYSRSETVSNLPAPLTFFGSTFQIGTTTWTYGTLLMLALYLLTHVILTQTSPGRHLYAVGNNPEAARLTGIPTTRVLVMVYTLAGLTYGIAALLLTARTGVGDPNAGQTEALASITAVVLGGTSLFGGRGAIIGTLLGALIVGVFTNGLTLMGVPSVYQYIITGLLTILAVAVDQLSRRKA, encoded by the coding sequence ATGACCACCCCTCCTGCCCCCCTTGCCAAGGCCCCCGACCGCCTCTCCCTGCGGGAGCGCATCCCCAACATCGCCATCCTGGGACCGCTGCTCGCGCTGCTGCTCGCCGTCATCTTCTTCTCCACCCAGTCCGACCGCTTCCTGAGCCCGCAGAACTTCTCCCTGATCTTCCAGCAGGTCTCGTACGTGGCGGTGCTCGCCATCGGGCAGACATTGATCATCCTGACCTCGGGCATCGACCTCGCGGCGGGCGTGATGATGGCGCTCGGCGGCGTCGTGATGACCCGGCTGGCGGTGAACTCGGGCCTGAACCCCTTCCTCGCCATTGGGCTGGGGCTGCTCGCCACCACCTTCATCGGGTGGATCAACGGCCTCCTGATCACACGGCTGCGCTTGCCTCCCTTCATCGTGACGCTGGGGATGTTCGGCATCGTGTTCGGGGTGACGCAGGTGTACTCGCGCTCGGAGACGGTCTCGAACCTGCCCGCGCCGCTGACCTTCTTCGGCTCCACCTTCCAGATCGGGACCACGACCTGGACCTACGGCACCCTGTTGATGCTGGCGCTGTACCTGCTCACCCACGTCATCCTGACGCAGACCTCGCCGGGCCGTCACCTCTACGCGGTGGGCAACAACCCCGAGGCCGCGCGGCTGACGGGCATCCCCACCACGCGGGTGCTCGTGATGGTGTACACGCTGGCGGGGCTGACCTACGGGATCGCCGCGCTGCTGCTGACCGCGCGCACGGGGGTGGGCGACCCCAACGCCGGGCAGACCGAGGCGCTGGCGTCGATCACCGCCGTCGTGCTGGGCGGCACCTCCCTCTTCGGCGGGCGGGGCGCGATCATCGGCACGCTGCTGGGGGCCCTGATCGTCGGCGTGTTCACCAACGGCCTGACCCTGATGGGCGTGCCCTCGGTGTACCAGTACATCATCACCGGCCTGCTCACCATCCTGGCGGTCGCCGTGGACCAGCTCTCCCGGAGGAAGGCGTGA
- a CDS encoding ATP-binding cassette domain-containing protein, with protein sequence MQTSPSQAGAVPLSPPVPTVFEARQLVKRYGHVTALDGVDFELRQGEILAVIGDNGAGKSSLIKALSGAVVPDSGQIFLDGQPVHFRSPIDARRQGIETVYQDLAVAPAMTIAENLFLGRELYRGGSLGRMLRLIDKKRMLTEATEHMKTLQFSIRSMTQPVETLSGGQRQGVAVARSAAFARHVVIMDEPTAALGVKEGNMVLDLIRRVRDKGLPVIIISHNMPHVFEIADRIHIQRLGRRAAVVNPRRLSMADTVSVMTGALEPSKLSPDVLA encoded by the coding sequence ATGCAGACCTCTCCCTCACAGGCGGGCGCCGTGCCGCTCAGCCCTCCCGTTCCCACCGTCTTCGAGGCGCGGCAACTCGTCAAACGCTACGGCCACGTCACGGCCCTCGACGGCGTGGACTTCGAGTTGCGGCAGGGCGAGATCCTCGCCGTGATCGGTGACAACGGGGCGGGCAAGTCGAGCCTGATCAAGGCGCTCTCGGGGGCCGTGGTGCCCGACAGCGGCCAGATTTTCCTCGACGGCCAGCCCGTGCACTTTCGCAGCCCCATCGACGCGCGGCGGCAGGGCATCGAGACGGTCTATCAGGACCTCGCCGTCGCGCCCGCCATGACCATCGCCGAGAACCTCTTCCTGGGCCGCGAGCTGTACCGGGGCGGCTCACTCGGGCGGATGCTGCGCTTGATCGACAAGAAGCGGATGCTGACCGAGGCGACCGAGCACATGAAGACCCTCCAGTTCTCCATCCGCTCGATGACCCAGCCCGTCGAGACCTTATCGGGCGGCCAGCGGCAGGGGGTGGCGGTGGCCCGCAGCGCGGCCTTCGCCCGGCACGTCGTCATCATGGACGAGCCGACCGCCGCGCTGGGGGTCAAGGAGGGCAACATGGTGCTCGACCTGATCCGCCGGGTGCGCGACAAGGGGCTGCCCGTCATCATCATCAGCCACAACATGCCCCACGTCTTCGAGATCGCCGACCGTATTCACATCCAGCGGCTGGGGCGCCGCGCCGCCGTGGTCAACCCGCGCAGGCTCAGCATGGCGGACACCGTGTCGGTGATGACGGGGGCGCTGGAACCCTCCAAGCTCTCGCCGGACGTGCTGGCGTAG
- a CDS encoding Hsp20/alpha crystallin family protein, which translates to MMRFDPFREIEELTQRMDRAFGGGVSGQVARLAPPVDVHEDEGGLELTLDLPGVQPGDIQIEAENQTLTVQARRTYTRGEGRTAHRVERAYGTFSRTFSVPAKYDLTKVEADFDHGTLTLTVPRSEAAQKRTVQVRSGGQLNAPRTVDVGQGDSDTPATEMQNAESTQGA; encoded by the coding sequence TTGATGCGTTTTGACCCTTTTCGTGAGATCGAGGAACTGACCCAGCGGATGGACCGTGCGTTCGGCGGCGGCGTGAGCGGCCAGGTGGCCCGGCTTGCCCCGCCCGTGGACGTGCACGAGGACGAGGGGGGCCTTGAACTCACCCTCGACCTGCCCGGCGTGCAGCCCGGCGACATCCAGATCGAGGCCGAGAACCAGACGCTGACCGTGCAGGCGAGGCGCACCTACACCCGGGGCGAGGGCCGCACCGCCCACCGCGTCGAGCGCGCCTACGGGACCTTCTCGCGCACCTTCAGCGTGCCCGCGAAGTACGACCTCACCAAGGTCGAGGCCGACTTCGACCACGGCACCCTGACCCTGACCGTGCCCCGCAGCGAGGCCGCCCAGAAGCGCACCGTGCAGGTTCGCAGCGGTGGGCAACTCAACGCGCCCAGGACCGTAGACGTTGGGCAGGGCGATTCGGACACGCCCGCGACCGAGATGCAGAACGCCGAGAGCACCCAGGGCGCATAA
- the pyrR gene encoding bifunctional pyr operon transcriptional regulator/uracil phosphoribosyltransferase PyrR, whose amino-acid sequence MTPKATILTADEVRRALTRIAHEIVERNRGAENLALIGIHTRGIPLADRLAAKLSELEGVDVPTGRLDITLYRDDLTEIARQPIIRETQVPFDLARRRVILVDDVLYTGRTVRAALDALIDLGRPEGIQLAVLVDRGHRELPIRADYVGKNLPTARTEVVKVRLTETDGVDLVELHDVETLR is encoded by the coding sequence ATGACGCCGAAGGCCACCATCCTCACCGCCGACGAGGTGCGCCGGGCACTGACCCGCATCGCGCACGAGATCGTGGAGCGCAACCGGGGGGCCGAGAACCTGGCCCTGATCGGGATTCACACGCGGGGCATCCCGCTCGCGGACCGACTCGCCGCGAAACTGAGCGAGCTGGAGGGGGTGGACGTGCCCACCGGCAGGCTCGACATCACCCTCTACCGCGACGACCTGACGGAGATTGCCCGGCAGCCCATCATCCGCGAGACGCAGGTGCCCTTCGACCTCGCCCGCAGAAGGGTGATTCTGGTGGACGACGTGCTGTACACGGGCCGCACCGTTCGCGCGGCGCTCGACGCATTGATCGACCTGGGCAGGCCCGAAGGCATCCAGCTCGCCGTCCTCGTGGACCGGGGGCACCGCGAGCTGCCCATCCGCGCCGACTATGTGGGTAAGAATCTCCCGACCGCCCGCACGGAGGTCGTCAAGGTGCGGCTCACCGAGACGGACGGGGTGGACCTCGTGGAGTTGCACGACGTGGAGACGCTGCGATGA
- a CDS encoding aspartate carbamoyltransferase catalytic subunit → MTASTLSRPRHLLDFQGWSRERLTALLDNADTMGQVLDRPVKKVPALQGLTVCTAFFENSTRTRVSFELAARRMSADVVSFAAGASSLSKGESLRDTVEVLTAYKVDAYVVRHHAAGAAHLVARYSGKPVINAGDGRRAHPTQALLDAYTVRQEFGTLEGLTVAIIGDVRHSRVARSNAELLPRLGARVVLCGPATLLPPDLARLPGVTLTTDPREAVRGAHAVMALRLQQERMDAGYLASLQEYADTYQVNERLMAEAESGAIALHPGPMNRDLEISSDTADGPRSRIVRQVENGQAVRMSVLYHLLVGRE, encoded by the coding sequence ATGACGGCCTCCACCCTCTCCCGCCCCCGGCACCTGCTCGACTTCCAGGGCTGGTCCCGCGAGCGGCTGACGGCCCTTCTCGACAACGCGGACACGATGGGTCAGGTCCTCGACCGCCCGGTGAAGAAGGTCCCGGCGCTGCAAGGGCTGACGGTCTGCACGGCCTTTTTCGAGAACTCCACCCGCACACGCGTCTCCTTCGAGCTGGCCGCCCGGCGGATGAGCGCGGACGTGGTGAGTTTCGCGGCAGGGGCGAGCAGCCTCTCCAAAGGTGAATCCCTGCGCGATACGGTGGAGGTGCTGACCGCCTACAAGGTGGACGCCTACGTCGTGCGGCACCACGCGGCGGGGGCGGCGCATCTCGTCGCACGCTATTCCGGCAAACCCGTCATCAACGCGGGGGACGGGCGGCGGGCGCACCCCACCCAGGCCCTCCTCGACGCCTACACCGTGCGGCAGGAGTTCGGCACCCTGGAGGGCCTGACGGTCGCCATCATCGGGGACGTGCGGCACTCGCGGGTGGCGCGCAGCAACGCGGAACTGCTGCCGCGGCTGGGAGCGAGGGTCGTGCTGTGCGGTCCGGCGACCCTGCTTCCTCCCGACCTCGCCCGCCTGCCCGGCGTGACGCTGACGACCGACCCCCGCGAGGCCGTCCGGGGCGCGCACGCCGTCATGGCCCTGCGGCTCCAGCAGGAGAGGATGGACGCCGGGTACCTCGCCAGCCTTCAGGAGTACGCCGACACGTATCAGGTGAACGAACGCCTCATGGCCGAGGCCGAGAGCGGCGCCATCGCCCTGCACCCCGGCCCCATGAACCGCGACCTGGAGATCAGCTCGGACACCGCCGACGGCCCGCGCAGCCGCATCGTGCGGCAGGTGGAGAACGGGCAGGCGGTCAGAATGAGCGTGCTGTATCACCTGCTGGTGGGGCGGGAATAG
- a CDS encoding dihydroorotase has translation MTQLTITNIKRPGSDQLESVTVENGVIQGWNLGEVGEVIDGRGGTVAPALIELHAHLREPGQTEKEDLASGLAAAAAGGYGTVVSMPNTSPVVDDPAIVQALIERADGLGLARLKPAAALTKGQQGEQLAELTYLKEAGAVMFTDDGRTNENARVLRLGLEYARSLGMVVSVHAEDASLRADGVMNEGPVSEELGLPGNPAAAEAARVARDLEIVAQTGARLHVQHLSTARALDLVREAKGRGLPVTCEVCPHHLTLTDEALRSFDAIYKVAPPLRTQADADHLLEGLLDGTVDCLATDHAPHTRAEKERDLLSAPSGIAYIEIAFPLMWTRFGERLGLEKLLDLMTAAPARVMGWPEPTLEEGAPADLVVLNLETEREVNPAEFRSKAKFTPWAGETLKGWPTLTVVGGKVAFRREG, from the coding sequence ATGACACAACTCACCATCACCAACATCAAACGTCCCGGCTCCGACCAACTCGAAAGCGTCACCGTCGAGAACGGTGTCATCCAGGGCTGGAATCTCGGCGAAGTCGGGGAAGTGATCGACGGGCGGGGGGGCACGGTCGCGCCCGCCCTCATCGAACTGCACGCCCACCTGCGCGAGCCGGGGCAGACGGAGAAGGAAGACCTCGCCTCTGGGCTCGCGGCGGCGGCGGCGGGCGGATACGGGACGGTCGTGTCCATGCCGAACACGTCCCCGGTCGTGGACGACCCGGCCATCGTGCAGGCATTGATCGAGCGGGCGGACGGGCTGGGCCTCGCGCGTTTGAAGCCTGCCGCCGCGCTGACGAAGGGGCAGCAGGGCGAACAGCTCGCCGAGCTGACCTACCTCAAGGAGGCGGGGGCCGTCATGTTCACCGACGACGGGCGGACGAACGAGAACGCCCGCGTGCTGCGGCTGGGGCTGGAGTACGCCCGCTCGCTCGGCATGGTTGTGAGCGTCCACGCGGAGGACGCCTCGTTGCGCGCGGACGGGGTGATGAACGAGGGCCCGGTCTCCGAGGAACTGGGCCTCCCTGGCAACCCGGCGGCGGCAGAGGCGGCCCGCGTCGCGCGTGACCTGGAGATCGTGGCGCAGACGGGGGCGCGGCTGCACGTCCAGCACCTCTCGACGGCCCGCGCGCTCGACCTCGTGCGGGAGGCGAAGGGGCGCGGCCTGCCCGTCACCTGCGAGGTCTGCCCACACCACCTGACGCTGACGGACGAGGCGCTGCGGAGCTTCGATGCGATCTACAAGGTCGCCCCGCCGCTGCGGACCCAGGCGGACGCGGATCACCTCCTCGAAGGGCTGCTCGACGGCACGGTGGACTGCCTCGCCACCGACCACGCGCCACACACGCGGGCGGAGAAGGAGCGCGACCTCCTGAGTGCGCCCTCCGGCATCGCGTACATCGAGATCGCCTTCCCGCTGATGTGGACGCGCTTTGGAGAACGGCTGGGGCTCGAAAAGCTGCTCGACCTGATGACCGCCGCCCCCGCCCGGGTGATGGGCTGGCCCGAACCGACGTTGGAGGAGGGCGCCCCCGCCGACCTCGTGGTGCTGAACCTGGAGACCGAGCGCGAGGTCAACCCCGCCGAGTTCCGGAGCAAGGCGAAGTTCACCCCCTGGGCGGGCGAGACGCTGAAGGGCTGGCCGACGCTGACGGTGGTGGGCGGGAAGGTGGCGTTCAGACGGGAGGGGTGA
- a CDS encoding metallophosphoesterase, with protein MRRAAWTVGLGLSALAGAALAQAYTFEVNSHRRELTGLRKPLRVVQLSDLHYGAYIGRGSVRAWVDAALALRPDVVLVTGDFVDKRGVAPLEPLFGELARLRAPLGVWGVWGNHDHAHFRRTAHRGGRSPGAARDAFGADLRRSDVRLLCNEGTTLRDDLFLAGVDDLRWGRVDLGAALARAPAGGAVLLMSHTPDLLPEVPGRVGLTLCGHTHGGQVCLPLIGPLVTSSRFGRRFASGFVRGPAPGFVSRGLGVTTLPFRLNCGPEVVVFDFVPGGGEGLEA; from the coding sequence GTGAGACGGGCGGCCTGGACGGTGGGCCTGGGCCTGAGTGCGCTCGCCGGAGCCGCGCTCGCCCAGGCGTACACCTTCGAGGTCAACTCCCACCGACGCGAATTGACCGGCCTGCGTAAGCCTCTGCGGGTCGTCCAGCTCTCGGACCTGCATTACGGGGCCTACATCGGGCGTGGGTCGGTGCGGGCGTGGGTGGACGCGGCGCTGGCCCTGCGGCCCGACGTGGTACTCGTCACCGGGGACTTCGTGGATAAGCGAGGGGTGGCACCCCTGGAGCCCCTGTTCGGGGAACTCGCCCGGCTGCGTGCGCCCCTGGGGGTCTGGGGCGTGTGGGGCAACCACGATCACGCCCACTTCCGCCGCACGGCCCACCGCGGGGGCCGGTCGCCGGGGGCGGCGCGCGACGCCTTCGGGGCGGACCTGCGCCGCTCGGACGTCCGCCTCCTCTGCAACGAGGGGACGACGCTGCGGGACGACCTCTTCCTGGCGGGTGTGGACGATCTGCGGTGGGGAAGGGTGGACCTGGGGGCGGCCCTGGCCCGCGCCCCGGCCGGGGGTGCCGTCCTCCTGATGAGCCACACCCCCGACCTCCTGCCCGAGGTGCCCGGGCGCGTCGGCCTGACCCTCTGCGGCCACACGCACGGGGGACAGGTGTGCCTGCCGCTGATCGGCCCCCTCGTCACCTCCAGCCGCTTCGGGCGACGGTTCGCCTCCGGTTTCGTGCGGGGTCCGGCGCCCGGTTTCGTCTCACGCGGGCTCGGCGTGACGACCCTTCCCTTCCGCCTGAACTGCGGCCCTGAGGTGGTCGTCTTCGATTTCGTGCCCGGTGGAGGCGAGGGCCTGGAGGCTTAG
- a CDS encoding META domain-containing protein → MRPLLLLLTLTALGPTARAATSAPLSGTWQLTNVQGFGSGRVSPGTAYLVINGDTAQGRFGCGGFAGSTRAAASRVEINVRALTPAPGERCPFVIPEAFLGALNGAEQYVLSEGAGQLMLFSRTTRLTFERPGAQR, encoded by the coding sequence ATGCGTCCCCTGCTCCTCCTTCTGACCCTGACGGCACTAGGCCCGACCGCACGGGCGGCCACATCCGCCCCGCTGAGCGGCACCTGGCAACTCACGAATGTGCAGGGCTTCGGCAGTGGCCGTGTATCTCCAGGCACGGCCTATCTCGTGATCAACGGCGACACGGCTCAGGGCCGCTTCGGGTGCGGGGGCTTCGCCGGGTCCACCCGGGCCGCCGCCAGCCGGGTCGAGATCAATGTCCGTGCCCTCACGCCCGCGCCCGGTGAACGCTGTCCCTTCGTCATCCCGGAGGCGTTCCTCGGGGCGCTGAACGGCGCGGAGCAGTACGTCCTGAGCGAGGGAGCGGGGCAACTCATGCTGTTTTCCAGGACGACCCGGCTGACCTTCGAGCGCCCGGGCGCCCAACGCTAA
- a CDS encoding enoyl-CoA hydratase/isomerase family protein → MSAPDLTPYRERFASLKFQAHPGGILELILSNEKTLNSADATMHRDLAYVWREVDLDPGVRCVVVRGEGRGFSSGGDLGLVAEMAQSWETRARVHKEARDLVYNIVNCSKPVVSAIHGPCVGAGLAVALLADISLAAPNARILDGHTRLGVAAGDHAVIIWPLLCGLNRAKYYLLLNEPLSGAEAERIGLVSLCVPEEELLDRAFGIALRLSQGSQTAVRWTKEALNNWLRLAGPSFDASLALEFLGFSGPDVHEGVASLREKRSPNFPDAGDG, encoded by the coding sequence TTGAGCGCGCCCGACCTCACGCCCTACCGGGAACGGTTCGCGTCCCTGAAGTTCCAGGCTCACCCGGGCGGCATCCTCGAACTCATCCTGTCGAACGAGAAGACGCTCAATTCCGCCGACGCCACCATGCACCGCGACCTCGCCTACGTGTGGCGCGAGGTGGACCTCGACCCCGGGGTGCGCTGCGTGGTCGTGCGCGGGGAGGGCCGGGGCTTTTCCTCGGGCGGGGACCTCGGCTTGGTGGCGGAGATGGCCCAATCGTGGGAGACGCGCGCCCGGGTCCATAAGGAGGCGCGCGATCTCGTCTACAACATCGTCAACTGCTCCAAACCCGTGGTGAGCGCCATTCACGGGCCCTGTGTGGGGGCCGGGCTCGCCGTCGCCCTGCTCGCGGACATCAGCCTCGCGGCGCCGAATGCGCGGATTCTCGACGGTCACACGCGGCTGGGGGTCGCCGCCGGAGATCACGCGGTTATCATCTGGCCGCTGCTGTGCGGCCTGAACAGGGCCAAGTATTACCTGCTGCTCAACGAGCCGCTGAGTGGGGCGGAGGCGGAGCGAATCGGGCTGGTGAGCCTGTGCGTGCCGGAAGAGGAACTGCTGGACCGCGCCTTCGGGATTGCCCTGCGCCTGTCGCAGGGAAGCCAGACCGCCGTGCGCTGGACGAAGGAGGCGCTGAACAACTGGCTGCGGCTGGCAGGGCCGAGTTTCGACGCCTCGCTGGCGCTGGAGTTCCTGGGCTTCTCGGGACCGGACGTGCACGAGGGCGTGGCGTCCTTACGGGAGAAGCGTTCGCCGAACTTCCCTGACGCGGGCGACGGGTAA
- a CDS encoding AMP-binding protein → MFNPSAEAMPLPVLRALQLERLQATVAHLNERVPAYREKFAQAEVTPDDLKTLDDLRRFPFTRKSDLRDGYPFGLCSVPRSELRRVHASSGTSGKPTVVGYDENDLDVFAEVVARSLYAAGARPGMLFHNAYGYGLFTGGLGTHAGGERLGLGVIPVSGGGTERQVQIIEDLEPEVIACTPSYALVLADALARRGHTPETLSLKYAVLGAEPWSETMRQEVQARLGVKATNIYGLSEIIGPGVSNEDAEEQRGSYLWEDHFYPEIVDPETGEVLPDGEYGVLVLTSMTRTALPLLRYWTGDITCLLPGENTTGRTVRRMDAIRGRSDDMIILRGVNVYPTQIEAVLAHLSELSPHYQLVLSRGGGMDELLLKVESTRLDGSLGQEIVRLVKTQVGVSIGCELCEPGTLPRSEGGKLRRVVDLRVVR, encoded by the coding sequence ATGTTCAACCCATCTGCGGAGGCGATGCCGCTTCCCGTCCTGCGCGCCCTGCAACTGGAGCGTTTGCAAGCCACCGTCGCCCACCTGAATGAGCGTGTACCCGCCTACCGGGAGAAGTTCGCCCAGGCCGAGGTGACTCCGGACGACTTGAAGACGTTGGACGACCTGCGCCGCTTCCCCTTCACCCGCAAGAGCGACCTGCGGGACGGCTACCCCTTCGGCCTGTGCTCGGTCCCCCGCTCGGAGTTGCGCCGCGTCCACGCCTCCAGCGGCACGAGCGGCAAGCCCACCGTTGTTGGATACGACGAGAACGATCTGGACGTGTTCGCCGAGGTGGTCGCCCGCAGCCTGTACGCGGCGGGGGCGCGGCCCGGGATGCTCTTCCACAACGCCTACGGCTACGGCCTCTTCACGGGCGGGCTGGGGACGCACGCGGGCGGCGAGCGGCTGGGGTTGGGCGTCATTCCAGTGTCAGGCGGCGGCACCGAGCGGCAGGTGCAGATCATTGAGGACCTGGAGCCCGAGGTGATCGCCTGCACGCCGAGCTACGCGCTAGTTCTGGCCGACGCGCTGGCCCGGCGGGGCCACACCCCGGAGACCCTCAGCCTGAAATATGCCGTGCTGGGCGCCGAACCCTGGTCGGAGACGATGCGCCAGGAAGTCCAGGCCCGCCTAGGTGTGAAGGCCACCAACATCTACGGCTTGTCGGAGATTATCGGCCCGGGGGTGAGCAACGAGGACGCGGAGGAGCAGCGGGGCAGCTATCTCTGGGAGGACCACTTCTACCCGGAAATTGTCGATCCCGAAACCGGCGAGGTCCTGCCCGACGGCGAGTACGGCGTCCTCGTCCTCACGTCCATGACTCGCACCGCCCTGCCTCTGCTGCGCTACTGGACGGGCGACATCACCTGCCTGCTGCCCGGCGAGAACACGACGGGCCGCACGGTGCGCCGCATGGACGCCATCCGGGGCCGCAGCGACGACATGATCATCCTGCGCGGGGTGAACGTGTACCCCACCCAGATCGAGGCCGTGCTGGCGCATCTTTCCGAACTTAGCCCGCATTACCAACTCGTGCTCTCCCGCGGCGGCGGCATGGATGAACTGCTGCTGAAGGTGGAAAGTACGCGCCTGGACGGGTCGCTCGGCCAGGAAATCGTGCGGCTCGTCAAGACGCAGGTGGGCGTGTCCATCGGCTGCGAACTGTGCGAGCCCGGCACCCTCCCCCGCAGCGAGGGGGGCAAACTGCGGCGCGTGGTGGACCTGCGGGTGGTCCGTTGA
- the paaZ gene encoding phenylacetic acid degradation bifunctional protein PaaZ, which translates to MTTLPTPDILRPASYVYGTWHANADGQALVDAVYGRPVAVISSEGVDFGEALRYGREVGGPAIRRLTFHARARALRALASYLLERKEDYYTLNLLTGATRRDGWVDIEGGIGTLFSYASMARRDLPDERFLPDGQVERLGKGGTFVGRHILVPRDGVAVQINAYNFPVWGMLEKLAQAFVGGMPSFVKPAPQTAYLTERVVRDIIASGLLPEGALQLVTGEPGDLLDHLEEQDLVAFTGSAATAAKLRVHPTIVARNVPFNTEADSLNASVLGLTVKAGDPEFALYVKEVAREITSKAGQKCTAIRRAIVPRHRVEEVVEALRRELGKVTLGDPARDDVRMGALVSTEQRERVRGTLDALQREARLVIGGEERELLGGDREKGAFLDPTVLLCESPLTARGPHELEAFGPVATLLPYDTLEDAARLARMGKGSLVGSIVTHDRTEATELVLGMASTHGRLLVLNRENAGESTGHGSPLPQLLHGGPGRAGGGAELAGLSGVKHHMNKVAVQADPTTLTAVTREYVPGAEVREDVVHPFRKTFEELRVGDSLLTPRRTVTEADVSAFAGLSGDRFYAHTDEIGARESLFGRRVAHGYFVLSAAAGLFVDPGVGPVLANYGLEGLRFTEPVGFGDTIRARLTVQSKTAKDPKPGEPATGVVKWRVDVTNQNEVLVATYSILTLVAQETRADA; encoded by the coding sequence ATGACCACCCTCCCCACCCCCGACATCCTCCGCCCCGCCTCCTACGTGTACGGCACCTGGCACGCCAATGCCGACGGGCAGGCGCTCGTGGATGCCGTGTATGGCCGTCCCGTGGCCGTCATCTCCTCCGAGGGGGTGGACTTCGGCGAGGCGCTGCGCTACGGGCGCGAGGTGGGCGGCCCGGCGATCCGGCGGCTGACCTTCCACGCGCGGGCGCGGGCGCTGCGTGCGCTGGCGTCGTACCTGCTGGAGCGCAAGGAGGACTACTACACCCTCAACCTGCTGACGGGCGCGACCCGGCGCGACGGCTGGGTGGACATCGAGGGCGGGATCGGGACCTTATTTAGCTACGCGAGCATGGCCCGGCGCGACCTGCCCGACGAACGCTTCCTGCCCGACGGCCAGGTGGAGCGGCTGGGCAAAGGCGGGACCTTCGTGGGCCGCCACATCCTCGTGCCGCGCGACGGGGTGGCGGTGCAGATCAACGCCTACAACTTCCCGGTGTGGGGGATGCTGGAAAAGCTCGCGCAGGCGTTCGTCGGCGGGATGCCCAGCTTTGTCAAGCCCGCGCCGCAGACGGCCTACCTCACCGAGCGGGTGGTGCGCGACATCATTGCCTCGGGGCTGCTGCCGGAGGGGGCCCTGCAACTCGTGACGGGGGAGCCCGGCGACCTCCTCGACCACCTGGAGGAGCAGGACCTTGTGGCCTTCACGGGCTCGGCGGCGACCGCGGCGAAGCTCAGGGTCCACCCCACCATCGTCGCCCGCAACGTGCCCTTCAACACCGAGGCCGACAGCCTCAACGCCTCCGTGCTGGGCCTGACCGTGAAGGCCGGAGACCCCGAGTTTGCCCTCTACGTCAAGGAGGTGGCGCGCGAGATCACCAGCAAGGCCGGGCAGAAATGCACCGCGATCCGCCGCGCCATCGTCCCGCGTCACCGGGTGGAGGAGGTCGTGGAGGCCCTGCGCCGCGAACTCGGCAAGGTGACCCTGGGCGACCCCGCCCGCGACGACGTGCGGATGGGGGCCCTCGTGAGCACCGAACAGCGCGAGCGGGTGCGGGGGACCCTGGACGCCCTGCAACGGGAGGCCCGCCTGGTGATCGGTGGTGAGGAGCGCGAGCTGCTGGGCGGCGACCGCGAGAAGGGCGCCTTCCTCGACCCCACCGTGCTGCTGTGCGAGTCGCCCCTCACGGCGCGCGGCCCGCACGAGCTGGAGGCGTTCGGCCCGGTCGCCACCCTGCTCCCCTACGACACGCTGGAGGACGCCGCCCGCCTCGCCCGGATGGGGAAGGGGTCGCTGGTCGGGAGCATCGTCACGCACGACCGTACCGAGGCCACCGAACTCGTCCTGGGGATGGCGAGCACGCACGGTCGCCTCCTCGTCCTGAACCGCGAGAACGCGGGGGAGAGCACCGGGCACGGCTCGCCACTCCCTCAACTCCTGCACGGCGGCCCCGGACGGGCGGGTGGCGGCGCGGAGCTGGCGGGCCTCTCAGGGGTCAAGCACCACATGAACAAGGTCGCCGTGCAGGCCGATCCCACCACCCTCACCGCCGTCACGCGCGAGTACGTGCCGGGGGCGGAGGTGCGCGAGGACGTGGTTCACCCCTTCCGCAAGACCTTCGAGGAATTGCGGGTCGGTGACAGCCTCCTCACCCCGCGCCGCACGGTGACCGAGGCGGACGTGAGCGCCTTCGCGGGCCTCTCCGGCGACCGCTTCTACGCGCACACGGACGAGATCGGGGCGCGGGAGAGCCTGTTCGGGCGGCGGGTGGCGCACGGGTACTTCGTGCTGAGCGCGGCGGCGGGGCTGTTCGTGGACCCGGGGGTGGGGCCGGTGCTGGCGAACTACGGTCTGGAGGGGCTGCGGTTTACCGAGCCCGTAGGCTTCGGCGACACCATCCGCGCCCGCCTGACCGTGCAGAGCAAGACGGCGAAGGACCCCAAACCGGGCGAGCCCGCCACCGGGGTCGTGAAGTGGCGGGTGGACGTGACCAACCAGAACGAGGTGCTCGTGGCGACGTACTCGATCCTGACGCTCGTGGCGCAGGAGACGAGGGCGGATGCCTGA